The following is a genomic window from Salvelinus fontinalis isolate EN_2023a chromosome 11, ASM2944872v1, whole genome shotgun sequence.
GGACAATGTCTGTCCTAGCCAGGCAGAGACATAGCCACACTAGGACAATGTCTGTCCTAGCCAGGCAGAGACATAGCCACACTAGGACAAGGTCTGTCCTAGCCAGGCAGAGCCATAGCCACACTAGGACAATGTCTGTCCTAGCCAGGCAGAGCCATAGCCACACTAGGACAAGGTCTGTCCTAGCCAGGCAGAGAGTGCCTCGAGAGAGGCTACATATTGGGATTTGCAGCAAATAAAAAGGCTTGGTGGCACCGTGGCTTGTTCTGCTCTGCTGCTCTGTAACGCCCCATCTGTCTCTAGTCAAGCGGGGAGAATGTTCTACTCTACTGTCAGAGGAAATTGGATGACCAGCGGTAGGGtaggcgtcccaaatggcaccctatttcctatatggagcccatatggctctggtcaaaagtagtgcactatatagggaatagggtgacatttgagaTACCCCCTCAGCTTCTCTTCTCCACTTAAAGTGAGTGGCTGCGATAAGAGTTGATGCCATTGTAATGACATTGGAGGGGGACATTGTTTCTTTCAGGATGACATTTACTCAACCCGTAGAGGTGTAGAAAAAGACAACTATGATTTCATGTGGCTTTTAGCTTGATGTATGCGGTCATAGTGTAAGTTATTCCTCGTGCATGTATACAGGTATGACCCACCTCTTTGACCATAGATTGGTAGACCAGTTGCTTGCCATGGGTACTATAGGCACTGTATTTCACTTtactgtggactgtactgtacttGCGTTTTGGAAATCCATCTTTTTGTAAGCTGAAATTTGATGTGCTCTCTTTATTAAAGGACACCTTTCCTAAAACGCTGGCATATAGTGACATCTGACAGAGtgaatgattgtgtgtgtgtgtgtgtgtgtgtgtgtgtgtgcgagcgtgcacacgtgcgtgtgtgttttggcAGATGAAGGGCAGTGTATCATCAAACTACACATGACCTTTAAATCTTCAAACGCCGGAGGAAAGGTCTCGTCCCTTTTCAGTTGCAAACAGCTTCAGAACAGAACATATAACAGTCATTAAACTACACAGCATCCCAACGTTCCTCAGTATCTCCAATAGTTCTCATGTTTAATTATGCTGAATCTGTTAGTTGACACAAATACGTCTCCGTGCAAACTCATTACTCTATTACAGTGTGGAACCGTGAGTCTGAATCGCACCGCTGAAGCTGAACTAATAAGAGAGTGATGAATAGCCTGTGGTAGTCCACTGTGGAGTCCCTGCATGGCTGTTGCTGTAGACTGTACTTATTCAGTGGGCCTGTAGGGAATATTACGATTGTCTTCCCTCTTGTCCGACTTTACGTTAAAGCGCACTTAATCCTATGTATTTACATGGTCATTATATTTAGGTTCCGTTTAGGTTCAGCGCCACGTCATTTAAAGTGCTTCCACACTGAAAGGTGAGTCAACTGTGCTTTGTCATTCGTCTGTGTTCCGTTGCTAGAAGCTCAGAGGAGAGCAGGATCCTTTGCCTCTCTCCGTTTCTCTACTTCCCCCAACAGTCTTTGTTTTATCCCTCCTTCCCTTGAGTTCACCGTCGCTCTGCACCGCAAATAGATGTTCCTACTCTATGATGTTCTTCCTCTCAGCCTCTTGCTGAGCTGTTTATTGattggtggaggtgtgtgtgtgtgtgtgtgtgtgtgtgtgtgtgtgtgtgtgtgtgtgtgtgtgtgtgtgtgtgtgtgtgtgtgcgcgcgcgtgcgctAGGCGGCGGAACAGTTTCAGATGGTGATTGCTCTTTACCTCTCCATGTATGTTTTATAGGAGTCCgaaaataacatttacataaccAGGACAAAACAAAAAGCTATGCTACTGAAACGCCATAACTTCTCTCTCgcccctcctcctctgcctctgcCCAGGCGTTTGGCCAGACTTTCTCCACCCAGCGCAAGGTGGCTGCGGACGGGGAGACCAACGAGGAGAACCTCTTGCAGGAGTCAGCCACTAAGGAGGCATACTACACGAGTCGCCTGCTGGGGATCCAGTCAGAGCTCAAACAGAGCCGGGCCGTCACAGTCAACACGCAGGCCGACAACGAACACCTCAGTACCCTGCTGCAGGAGCTCAGAGAGGTGAGGCACCAGGGGTTAGAGGTCGGGGGGTGGGGTTTAGAGGAGACTCAGAGCAGTGGCTACTTACTATATACATGTATGCACAGTTATTGGTGGTGGTGGGCCCACTATTTGATCTTAAACACAATTTAGTATGTGTGGCTTGTATATCCCTATCAATGCCAATCGGTCAATCAATAAAACATATTTAGGATATCCTAGGCTAAGTCCTTTTCACGTCAACATTTGTGACAAAATGCTTTACAGTAAATCCTTGTTTTGTTTGATAGTAAACCAGTCCAGTGTTGTTTTGTGATAACCACAGGTCTTGTGTATTTGATAGTAGCCAGGGTTGTGTGTGTTAACTAAACCCTGGTGTTTGTCTGTCCTGTAGAGTAATGAGATGTTGGAGCTGCAGCGGAGCCGGATGAGAGAGGAGATCAGGGAGTATAAGTTCAGAGAGGCTCGACTCCTACAGGACTACACTGAGCTGGAGGAGGAGAACATCACCCTGCAGAAACTAGTGTCCACTCTCAAACAGAACCAGGTGAGAGaacacacagtacatacacacgcatgcggttgcacacacacacacacacacacacctacctacatgcgcatgcacacacagacacactcacacttaCACATACATgcggttgcacacacacacacacacacacacacacacacacacacacacacacctacacgcgcatgcacacacacacacacacacatacacacactgtgtcCCCATCCCTAACACCACAttatgcctctccctctctgcttacCTCTTCCTACCCTCCCCCTtccactccctccttccctccctccctccttccctccctcaggTGGAGTACGAGGGGTTAAAGCATGAGATCAAGGTTCTGGAGGAGGAGACCGAGCTGCTGAACAGCCAGTTAGAAGACGCCTTACGTCTCAAAGACATCTCCGAGGCCCAGCTAGAGGAGGCCCTGGACTCCCTGAAGAGCGAGCGGGAGCAGAAGAAGCACCTCCGCAAGGAGCTGGTCCACCACCTCAGCCTGTGTGACGTCCAATACACGGGCAGCGCCCACCTCACTTTCACCTCAGCTCCAGCTAGTGGCACGGCTACGCCTGTCTCCGCCCTGTCGCCCAACTCAGAGGAGCTGGGCAGGTGTAACGGGCATCTACATGGAGGGTCAGGAACTGGGACGGGGACTGGATCGCTGCCCAGGGCGAATGGAGAGTGTCGGGGAgcggggaggaaaggagaggggatggtGTCGGATCTGTTCAGTGAGATGAACCTGACAGAGATACAGAAGCTCAAGCAGCAGCTGCTACAGGTGGGTGGAGAAGTACAGTTCACTCAGTTTGAATGAGTAGAGTGGAGTTTCGGGAGCCTCTAGAGTTTGGCGCTCAGATTTCTCAGTGTTATAAAGCGTGTAACAATGACACACAGGAGGATATCAGAACACTGTGGCAAACAAACATTCTCATTCTAACTCATGAATGTAGACATAAACAATATTACAAAGTGAACACACCGATGCCGTACAAATGAACACGTCTATATCCCCTCATATTGTAGATGTAGGAATAAGTGTTGAATTATTCAGAGTAAGAGAATGCTGACATAACCTCACtgcatacatctctctctctctctctctctctctctctctctctctctctctctctctctctctctctctctctctctctctctctctctctctctctctctctctctctctcggcctgcctctctctctctcggcctgcctctctctctctcggcctgcctctctctctctcggcctgcctctctctctctcggcctgcctctctctctctctctctctctcggcctgcctctctctctctctctctctctctctctctctcggcctgcctctctctctctcggcctgcctctctctctctctctctctctctctctctctctcggcctgcctctctctctctctctctctctctctctctctctctctcggcctgcctctctctctctctctctctctctctctctctctctcggcctgcctctctctctctctctctctctctctctctctctctcggcctgcctctccctttctctgcctCTGAAGACTATAAATAATAAAGGTTATCCCAGCAGTCAAATAAAGTGTTGTAGCACCAGTGAGAAGCTGTGGGATCAGCCGTTACTGGACCACTGGCTGTTACATGGACTCTAATCAAAATGGCCGCCAttttgtttcatagtgggtgtgtTCTCTTCCGTAGTTTCCTCCAGCCCAGTGGGCCAGTGAGATGAAGATGCAGTAGGATGTGTGTGGGGTTTGATGTGTGTCCAACCATTTACTGCAGTCCCTGTAGGTGAAACTGCATCTCCCCACACATTCCCTCAGCCTCGCTCCGATTGCCTGGACTGGAGGAAAGGCTTATTTATATCCTCACTGACACACTAGACTATTGATTCACCCTCAGTAGTGTGCAAGGTTTACTGTTCCCTCTAGTGTGCGGTGTTTAGGCCCTGCTGAAGAAAACAGCATAGACCAGCGTACATTTCAAGCTGGTCCATGCTGGTATTTGCTGGTCTATGCTGGTTAGTGCTGGTCAAGCTGGTCTGACAagcatggtctagctggtcaAGATAGTCTGTCCAGCATGGTCTAGTTGGGTATGGAGGTTTACTAGAAtggttttgctggtgaccagcctttgctGTGTTTTGGACACATACCAGTTTATGCTGGTGATATTGGTATGCTGGTTACCAAGCTGGTCCATGCTGGTTACCAAGCTGGTCCATGCTGGTTACCAAGCTGGTCCATGCTGGTCCATGCTGGTTACCAAGCTGGTCCATGCTGGTTACCAGGCTGGTCCATGCTGGTCTAGCATGCTCCAGCTGGTCTAGCTACCCTGACCATGCCCATCATTATTAcgtttcccagcatgctctattgcagtagattttttaaattgtttgtCTCAATATCTCTCTTgtttgttgtgtttttgcatgtacattgattgattaattaatcttatgctacacaaagataaataacatacattttttctAAACTAATACAATCTGTTAGTCGGACTTATTGCTCCAGTTGAGATAATTTGGGTAATTTATTCTTCTTTCTGCCCctgacagtcattctgaatgcatatTGTGGGTGAAGAAAAGTTACAACTATTGGATATCCCCACACTGGCTGAATTCCAATAGAAATTAAACATCACTTTTAAATCCAGCATGATATGACATGATACtggttttgctggtgaccagctcATGCAGGTCACTgtgtccaaaacacagcgaaggctggtcaccacaAAAGCACAGCGAAGGCACCAACAAATCAGAGTGACAAGCCTATGCTTGTCTGTGCTGTTTTTTTCAGCAGGGGGGGGCTAAGGGAAGAGGTGGACTGTGCTGAGTGTGCAGGGAAATGATGCAGTTTATTTAAGGTTATGGGCTGGAGATGATAAAGAAAGCGACTAGTTTAACAATaggctgaaaatagctgtgtgtgtgtgtgttcataggcAGAGCGGGAGAAAACAGGGCTGTTGATCAGCCTGCAAGAGTGTCAGACGCAGCTGCAGCATACACAGGGTGCCCTGAACGAGCAGCACGAGAGGGCCCTCCGCCTCAGCGAGAGAGTCACCGCCCTCAGGCACCTGCACCGGGAGGCCCATCTCGCCCAGGAGGCCCAGCACGACCAGGAGGCCCACCTCAATCGAGAGGCCCTGATGGAGcagggagaagaggaagaggagaaagagaagggattAATACACAGCAGGGGCCAGGCATTCTGCCACCAGACCCCGGGTCTGGAGATCCTCCAGTGTAAATACAGGGTGGCTGTAACCGAGGTGGTCGAGCTAAAGGCTGAGCTGAAGTCGCTGAGAGAGAGGTACAACCAGTGTGTGGAGGgcggggtggaggagaggacgcGCGGAGAGACCCAGCACAGATCTCTGGAGCAGCAGGTGGGGAGGCTGGAGAGGAGCTGCCGGGAAGGTAGGGAGAAGGTGGGGGGCCTGGAGACGGAGCTGAGAACAGCCAAGAACATGGCCAGCGAGAGCCAGGGGGCGCTCAACGCAGCACAGGACGAACTGGTCACCTTCAGCGAGGAGCTGGCTCAACTTTACCACCACGTCTGCCTCTGTAACAACGAGACGCCCAACCGGGTGATGCTAGACTACTACAGACACGGCAGAGGACTAAGGGGTATCAGTGCCTCGCTCAAGGGTGACGACACCCGCGTTCTACTCACGCCCCGCCTTGCCCGGCGGCTCGCAGCCGTTGCCGCTGCAACCTCGTCGTCCACGGCGGAGTCTCGCAGCCCCTCGGAATCCCCATCCAAAGAGCGGTTGTCAGGAGAGGGAGGCCGGGACGgggggagggacagagacagtcCTGTACCCCGCACCCCTCCTACGGGCTCCCCCAGCATCAGTgcctcttcctcatcttcctcatcatcatcGTCGCCTGCGGTAGAGCCAGCTGGAGACCTGCGTAGGGAACCCATGAACATCTATAACCTCAACGCCATCATCAGAGAGCAGGTGACTCCATTTGAATCATTTGAATAAACATGTCAAACTGTGTATTTGCCATACGCGAACAGAATGTAGTTTCACTATTTGTAACACATTTACTAGCAAGCATATATCATTACACCTTTTGATTTCATTGGCAGTTCAAACCTGAAACAGTTTATCACAGTTTGTATGCCAGGTGTCACCTTTAACCTTCCAAATGGTCATCATGAAGCTAACAGACACAGATGCCAGTGTATCTGACTGACAACATCAGCTAATGTTCGCTAACCATCTCCCTTGATGAACATGCTGTAGGTGAGGCATCTCCAGAGGGCAGTGGACCGGTCACTCCAGCTGTCCAGACAGAGGGCTGCAGCCAGGGAACTGGCCCCACTGTTTGACAAGGACAAAGAGGCCTGTATGGAGGAGATACTGAAGCTCAAGTCCCTGCTCAGCACCAAGAGAGAACAGATCGCTACCCTCAGACTGGTGCTCAAAGCGAACAAACAGGTCAGACATGGATATGGTATCCGAGATATGGATACCTATGGACTTGGATTAAGCATCACGCTGGTCATTCGCTGTCTAACACGGCCTTGCTAGAATCTACTTTGAGGCTGGTCACAATAAATCTCCAAAAGCTGTAGATGGTTTTCACAAGGCTACCAGGCTACAGTAGCCATTAggatatatagagtatatagagacTGCTGTCACAGTCACACTAATGTCCTCATTTTGAATTTTCAATGGGACTTTCTGTTTAAGTAAAGGTGAAAGAAATGTCCCTGTTCCCTTGTTCTTGCAGACTGCAGAGAATGCCCTGGCCAACCTGAAGAGTAAGTATGAGAATGAGAAGCACATGGTGACAGACACCATGATGAAGCTGAGGAACGAACTGAAGGCCCTGAAGGAGGACGCTGCCACCTTCTCATCGCTCAGAGCCATGTTCGCCACCAGGTGAatatttccctcctccctccatcccttcatctcGCTGTCTTTTATTGAATCCTTAATGTTCACTACCAGGTGAGAGACCAAGGACCAGGGATAGATTGTTAAAGGGATAGACTAGTTCTACATCCGACCTTTACTATTTCTCCCCGGATCTCTTCATTCTTCTCTACTTCTTCTTCTGATCGCGTTATTTCTTCTGAACCCATCTCCACCTACACTGTGTAACCAAAACTTTTGTTTTTTGCAAGCACCCAACCCCTCTCCTTGAAACTTCTCAGGTGTGACGAGTATGTGACTCAGCTGGACGAGATGCAGAGGCAGCTGGCTGCGGCGGAGGACGAGAAGAAGACGCTCAACTCCCTCCTGCGGATGGCCATCCAGCAGAAACTAGCCCTGACCCAGCGTCTGGAGGACCTAGCCTTCGACCAGGAGCAGTCGCACCGCACCCGCGGCGGCAAGGTGGCCCGCATAAAGAGCAGCACCCCCAAAGTAAGTCCTACTCCTCCCTCCAGCCCCACCACCGGCGCTGGCGCCCCCTTAAGCCTGACCTCTGCTACTACAGACGCCCTAGCTCTGAGCTCCCCTACGTCACATCATAGACACCCCGTCAGCCCCTCCTCCACGGCCCCCTCAGGCCCCAAAGTACCAGGCAGCCCCCCCTCCCTGGAGGCGCCCTCCTCCTCCTGGACTCCCCCATCCACTCCCCACAGGCTGGCTCACTCCCAGTGGGCACTGGGTGTCCGGACGTTAGAGGTCGACTCCCACAGTTTCAGTCTCGACTCCAATAGTTTTAGTTTAGAACGTAGCAGTACTGGGCTCTCCAGGCATTACTCCTCAGACTCACGGCCGTCTCCTAGCAGGGGTGCTCAGCCTGGCTCggccccctcctccccctaccgTTCTCCCATACTGGGGTCTCGCCGGTTGACATGGAGCTCCCCTCGAACTCGCCCCCTTACCAACTTGACGCGTACCTCAGCCCTTTATACCCACTCTTCTTACACCCCTTCCTCCCTTTATACCCCCTCTAGTTCCTATACCCCTTCATCTGCTCATTACTCTCCTTCATCATATACCCCACCCTCTTCGTACACCCCCCACACTTCATATAGTCTCACCAGCAGCTACAGTCCACTCTACCCTAGGTACTACGGTTCCCATCGGCCCCCTCACTGACACGAAACCACAGTTCCCATTTAACCTCCTCACTGACAACACTACAAATCCCATGAGTCCCCTCTCTAAACAGAACTACAGATTCCATGGGCCCCTTCGCAGACACTAAGCTACAATTCCCATCAACCTCCTCACTAACACTACTACAAATCCCATCAGCCTCTTTAATGATGCAAAACTACATTTCCCATCAGCCCCTGGGCGAGTGGGTGGGGCtcacagagaggaggacagactggtTTCCTGTTTCTTGTGCCTAAGCCTCTGGCCTCGATGCAGCATGTGGATGTGGCTCTGTATCGGCGTGAATGTTCAGACTGACTCTGCTCAGGGATTTAACACAACATGGAGCACAAGTGGCCCTGCCTTCCTCTTATTCACAGACTGTTGATCGGTCTAAActacaggagagacaggacactTTACAGACTATACATACACAGTAGTTTTGGTCTTGCCCTTTAAATCAAATCACCATCCACACAAGCAAGTGAATATGTGTGCAGGACCTTACTGCTGTTTGGAAAGACGGATGAGAAGGACGTTTAGGTTAACTGGACAATTTGATGGAATTTGTTCACATGTTGGACTGAGGTCTCCACAGATCAACCACTTGACAGTGTTATTCGCTCTCTCTGTTTTTAATGGAAATCACAGATACTGTAACCAAATGTCATTCAAAGCAAGTATTGGATAAGACAGATCAATGATTATGGATTGTTTGCTATTTTTAATTGTTCAGTTATTACTCACAGCTCTGTACACACTGTCCTCACAATGTTATTGCAGTCATCCTCACATCTGCTGTGTAAACCTGGCACATATTTAGAGTCTAGCACCACCCAATGGCAGTTTGTAATATCACTGTATATTCAGAACTTAGACTGAAGACTTTCGTCGAGGTTGAATATCATATTAAACCTGTAACATAAATGACCTGGAATGAGCACACCATGATGGTTTTAATGTTAGCATTATGAGACAGAGCGAGATGGGTGATTCTGGGTTTCATATCAGTCGGCGAGACAGACAGTGAACTGTGGCTACGTAGCACCCCTAGTGCCTCGGAGGGTAACTCCAGAGGAACACAGCAGCATAGATGGATGAATGTAATCAATAGATAACCCACTTACCACCAAACTCAGggaagctgacacacacacttttcaaCTGGGGTTCAACAAGGATGTGTTGTTAACCGGAATTATCCTTACGCTGTTATAGAAATATAGACCAACATTTGAATGACATTTAGGCTATGGGTTAGTTAGTGTGGAGCTACTGTATGATGCATAGATGGGATTCCACAGGTTCTGCACACGTGATAGTGTGtcacctgtgtatgtgtgtgccttaACAACTACAGTACCTGATCAGTACGACCTGATCATGCCAACAACAACAGTTTTCATATTGTTTTTTTGAACCTATCCAATAGGTTAGAACGGACAATAACAAAGCCTTGCCAGATGATCAGCGTAAGTGTCTGGAAACAGTGCTCTTGATGAGGGATACACTGCTACTGGGTGTTGGCCAGTGAAT
Proteins encoded in this region:
- the LOC129865394 gene encoding protein bicaudal D homolog 1-like isoform X3, producing MAAGGGCGETVEQCRAEVERLTRELAEANREKIRAAECGLVVLEENQTLKQQYSDLEAEQEGLRQELEQLQEAFGQTFSTQRKVAADGETNEENLLQESATKEAYYTSRLLGIQSELKQSRAVTVNTQADNEHLSTLLQELRESNEMLELQRSRMREEIREYKFREARLLQDYTELEEENITLQKLVSTLKQNQVEYEGLKHEIKVLEEETELLNSQLEDALRLKDISEAQLEEALDSLKSEREQKKHLRKELVHHLSLCDVQYTGSAHLTFTSAPASGTATPVSALSPNSEELGRCNGHLHGGSGTGTGTGSLPRANGECRGAGRKGEGMVSDLFSEMNLTEIQKLKQQLLQAEREKTGLLISLQECQTQLQHTQGALNEQHERALRLSERVTALRHLHREAHLAQEAQHDQEAHLNREALMEQGEEEEEKEKGLIHSRGQAFCHQTPGLEILQCKYRVAVTEVVELKAELKSLRERYNQCVEGGVEERTRGETQHRSLEQQVGRLERSCREGREKVGGLETELRTAKNMASESQGALNAAQDELVTFSEELAQLYHHVCLCNNETPNRVMLDYYRHGRGLRGISASLKGDDTRVLLTPRLARRLAAVAAATSSSTAESRSPSESPSKERLSGEGGRDGGRDRDSPVPRTPPTGSPSISASSSSSSSSSSPAVEPAGDLRREPMNIYNLNAIIREQVRHLQRAVDRSLQLSRQRAAARELAPLFDKDKEACMEEILKLKSLLSTKREQIATLRLVLKANKQTAENALANLKSKYENEKHMVTDTMMKLRNELKALKEDAATFSSLRAMFATRCDEYVTQLDEMQRQLAAAEDEKKTLNSLLRMAIQQKLALTQRLEDLAFDQEQSHRTRGGKVARIKSSTPKIVRSLLPQCRQSPHS
- the LOC129865394 gene encoding protein bicaudal D homolog 1-like isoform X2, with product MAAGGGCGETVEQCRAEVERLTRELAEANREKIRAAECGLVVLEENQTLKQQYSDLEAEQEGLRQELEQLQEAFGQTFSTQRKVAADGETNEENLLQESATKEAYYTSRLLGIQSELKQSRAVTVNTQADNEHLSTLLQELRESNEMLELQRSRMREEIREYKFREARLLQDYTELEEENITLQKLVSTLKQNQVEYEGLKHEIKVLEEETELLNSQLEDALRLKDISEAQLEEALDSLKSEREQKKHLRKELVHHLSLCDVQYTGSAHLTFTSAPASGTATPVSALSPNSEELGRCNGHLHGGSGTGTGTGSLPRANGECRGAGRKGEGMVSDLFSEMNLTEIQKLKQQLLQAEREKTGLLISLQECQTQLQHTQGALNEQHERALRLSERVTALRHLHREAHLAQEAQHDQEAHLNREALMEQGEEEEEKEKGLIHSRGQAFCHQTPGLEILQCKYRVAVTEVVELKAELKSLRERYNQCVEGGVEERTRGETQHRSLEQQVGRLERSCREGREKVGGLETELRTAKNMASESQGALNAAQDELVTFSEELAQLYHHVCLCNNETPNRVMLDYYRHGRGLRGISASLKGDDTRVLLTPRLARRLAAVAAATSSSTAESRSPSESPSKERLSGEGGRDGGRDRDSPVPRTPPTGSPSISASSSSSSSSSSPAVEPAGDLRREPMNIYNLNAIIREQVRHLQRAVDRSLQLSRQRAAARELAPLFDKDKEACMEEILKLKSLLSTKREQIATLRLVLKANKQTAENALANLKSKYENEKHMVTDTMMKLRNELKALKEDAATFSSLRAMFATRCDEYVTQLDEMQRQLAAAEDEKKTLNSLLRMAIQQKLALTQRLEDLAFDQEQSHRTRGGKVARIKSSTPKSLIDRQKSAATVPPVSSQLRWEKASQASRRSIVSAIREYRAHCPLSSYSSSPPRVPLLWLAQPPCPPGPL
- the LOC129865394 gene encoding protein bicaudal D homolog 1-like isoform X1; the encoded protein is MAAGGGCGETVEQCRAEVERLTRELAEANREKIRAAECGLVVLEENQTLKQQYSDLEAEQEGLRQELEQLQEAFGQTFSTQRKVAADGETNEENLLQESATKEAYYTSRLLGIQSELKQSRAVTVNTQADNEHLSTLLQELRESNEMLELQRSRMREEIREYKFREARLLQDYTELEEENITLQKLVSTLKQNQVEYEGLKHEIKVLEEETELLNSQLEDALRLKDISEAQLEEALDSLKSEREQKKHLRKELVHHLSLCDVQYTGSAHLTFTSAPASGTATPVSALSPNSEELGRCNGHLHGGSGTGTGTGSLPRANGECRGAGRKGEGMVSDLFSEMNLTEIQKLKQQLLQAEREKTGLLISLQECQTQLQHTQGALNEQHERALRLSERVTALRHLHREAHLAQEAQHDQEAHLNREALMEQGEEEEEKEKGLIHSRGQAFCHQTPGLEILQCKYRVAVTEVVELKAELKSLRERYNQCVEGGVEERTRGETQHRSLEQQVGRLERSCREGREKVGGLETELRTAKNMASESQGALNAAQDELVTFSEELAQLYHHVCLCNNETPNRVMLDYYRHGRGLRGISASLKGDDTRVLLTPRLARRLAAVAAATSSSTAESRSPSESPSKERLSGEGGRDGGRDRDSPVPRTPPTGSPSISASSSSSSSSSSPAVEPAGDLRREPMNIYNLNAIIREQVRHLQRAVDRSLQLSRQRAAARELAPLFDKDKEACMEEILKLKSLLSTKREQIATLRLVLKANKQTAENALANLKSKYENEKHMVTDTMMKLRNELKALKEDAATFSSLRAMFATRCDEYVTQLDEMQRQLAAAEDEKKTLNSLLRMAIQQKLALTQRLEDLAFDQEQSHRTRGGKVARIKSSTPKVSPTPPSSPTTGAGAPLSLTSATTDALALSSPTSHHRHPVSPSSTAPSGPKVPGSPPSLEAPSSSWTPPSTPHRLAHSQWALGVRTLEVDSHSFSLDSNSFSLERSSTGLSRHYSSDSRPSPSRGAQPGSAPSSPYRSPILGSRRLTWSSPRTRPLTNLTRTSALYTHSSYTPSSLYTPSSSYTPSSAHYSPSSYTPPSSYTPHTSYSLTSSYSPLYPRYYGSHRPPH